From one Acidobacteriota bacterium genomic stretch:
- a CDS encoding YkgJ family cysteine cluster protein: MKGSRPVRRRGVLPTLLAAAPDPPCERCAALCCRYFALELDPPEDEDDFDDLRWYLLHKRSWIWVDDGEWYLQVDEECRFLEKDGRCGIYDRRPRICREYGADPTDDPRCDYFSESEEHDMEFRHPGELETYARRFLARRRAERRRRSAAARKGWQRRKARLQKRDPRS; the protein is encoded by the coding sequence ATGAAGGGCTCGCGCCCGGTCCGCCGCCGGGGCGTTCTGCCGACCCTGCTCGCGGCAGCGCCGGATCCGCCGTGCGAGCGTTGCGCGGCCCTGTGCTGCCGCTACTTCGCCCTCGAGCTGGATCCCCCCGAGGACGAAGATGACTTCGACGACCTGCGCTGGTACTTGCTGCACAAGCGGAGCTGGATCTGGGTCGATGACGGCGAGTGGTACCTGCAGGTGGACGAGGAGTGCCGCTTCCTCGAGAAGGACGGCCGCTGCGGAATCTACGACCGTCGCCCCCGCATCTGCCGCGAGTACGGCGCGGACCCCACCGACGACCCGCGATGCGACTATTTCAGTGAGTCAGAAGAGCACGATATGGAGTTTCGTCATCCCGGGGAGCTGGAAACCTACGCTCGCCGCTTTCTCGCCCGTCGTCGGGCGGAGCGCCGCCGGCGTTCGGCTGCGGCCAGGAAGGGCTGGCAGCGGAGAAAGGCGAGGCTACAGAAGCGGGATCCACGCTCTTGA
- a CDS encoding diguanylate cyclase, protein MWWNREERQPGPESNLQPRAGERRGAAGTIPLATVPPPGALSPTGASFIVDNLGHILAFDRAMEKLTGWAAFEVVGQHKDLGIYQRPDGSGLRSFQPRPLFSGQLPKTQRTCRTTLHLVRKDGVPLEVDALVTPLGQQGRRISVEIQRVVARMGQAPEQTRGQSVDALTQLPGRGGFAGRLRESFDKAQRTGRPLAALMINIDHFSSLTDRFGSERSDEVLRRVAGILRASLRQEDFIARLRDDCFGVILEGTGRGDARHVGGRIRQTIDRFAFSKPGGAGELKVTVSIGVACYPADGETPSELARRADEALQEAHRLGRNRVWCYVRRPRVPVQTPIYFDGPEGHLIGQSRDLSNSGVFVETHEMLPIGMRLGIAFRLPGMPETMRMVGRVARQVPPGQTDPSAAPGLGIEFERYNPEDRRRLESFIHQWRLART, encoded by the coding sequence ATGTGGTGGAATCGCGAGGAGAGGCAACCCGGACCGGAGAGCAACCTGCAGCCGCGAGCCGGCGAAAGACGCGGCGCGGCGGGGACCATCCCCCTGGCCACCGTCCCGCCGCCGGGTGCTCTCTCGCCGACGGGGGCCAGCTTCATCGTCGACAACCTGGGCCACATCCTGGCCTTCGACCGGGCGATGGAGAAGCTCACCGGCTGGGCCGCCTTCGAGGTGGTCGGCCAGCACAAGGACCTGGGCATCTACCAGCGCCCGGACGGCAGCGGCCTGCGCTCCTTCCAGCCCCGCCCCCTGTTCAGCGGCCAACTCCCCAAGACCCAGCGCACCTGCCGGACGACCCTCCACCTCGTGCGCAAGGACGGCGTACCACTCGAGGTCGACGCCCTGGTCACCCCCCTCGGCCAGCAGGGACGCCGGATTTCCGTGGAGATCCAGCGGGTGGTCGCCCGCATGGGACAGGCGCCGGAGCAGACACGGGGCCAGAGCGTCGATGCCCTGACCCAGCTTCCCGGGCGGGGTGGCTTCGCCGGCCGGTTGCGCGAGAGCTTCGACAAAGCCCAGCGGACCGGCCGCCCCCTGGCCGCACTGATGATCAACATCGATCACTTTTCCAGCTTGACCGATCGCTTCGGCTCCGAACGCTCGGACGAAGTGCTGCGGCGGGTGGCCGGCATCCTCCGGGCCAGCCTGCGGCAGGAGGATTTCATCGCCCGTCTGCGGGACGACTGCTTCGGTGTGATCCTCGAGGGCACTGGGCGCGGTGACGCACGGCACGTGGGCGGCAGGATCCGTCAGACCATCGACCGCTTTGCCTTCTCCAAGCCCGGCGGAGCCGGCGAGTTGAAGGTGACGGTGAGCATCGGGGTGGCCTGCTACCCCGCCGACGGCGAGACCCCCTCCGAGCTGGCGCGCCGGGCCGACGAGGCCTTGCAGGAGGCCCACCGCCTGGGTCGCAACCGGGTCTGGTGCTACGTGCGCCGTCCGCGGGTGCCGGTGCAGACGCCGATCTACTTCGACGGACCCGAGGGGCACCTGATCGGCCAGAGCCGGGATCTGTCCAACTCCGGCGTCTTCGTCGAGACCCACGAGATGCTGCCCATCGGCATGCGCCTGGGGATTGCCTTCCGCCTGCCCGGCATGCCGGAGACCATGCGCATGGTGGGCCGGGTCGCCCGCCAGGTGCCCCCGGGGCAGACCGATCCCTCCGCTGCACCGGGGCTGGGCATCGAGTTCGAACGCTACAACCCGGAGGACCGGCGGCGCCTGGAGTCGTTCATCCACCAGTGGCGGCTGGCCCGCACCTGA
- the hppD gene encoding 4-hydroxyphenylpyruvate dioxygenase, whose amino-acid sequence MSPSAENPVGLKGIEFVEFTGPDPAMFDRLFQAFGFSRLRQHRSRPLDFYQQNEIRFLVNRDSEGFAAEFGKLHGPSICSMGWRVEDADAAQKIAVERGARAWEGPALYAGARAIYGIGDSLIWLIGDDRSWLGDFVEHADPARVEDKGFKLIDHLTNNVAKGTMGQWSDFYKGVFGFTEVRYFDIRGAKTGLQSFALRSPDGSFCIPINEGTEDKSQINEYLREYNGPGVQHLAFLTDDLLASLDKLEGSGIETLDIEDEYYETIYDRVPGVTESRERIRHHRVLIDGDEEGYLLQIFTRNVIGPIFIEMIQRKNHYSFGEGNFGALFRSIERDQERRGVI is encoded by the coding sequence ATGAGTCCCAGTGCAGAAAACCCTGTAGGCCTCAAGGGTATCGAATTCGTCGAGTTCACGGGTCCCGATCCCGCCATGTTCGACCGGCTGTTTCAGGCCTTCGGCTTTTCGCGATTGCGGCAGCACCGCTCGCGGCCCCTCGATTTCTACCAGCAGAACGAGATCCGCTTCCTGGTCAACCGCGACAGCGAGGGGTTCGCCGCCGAATTCGGCAAGCTCCACGGCCCGTCGATCTGCTCGATGGGCTGGCGGGTGGAGGATGCCGACGCCGCGCAGAAGATCGCGGTCGAACGGGGTGCGCGTGCCTGGGAAGGTCCGGCTCTCTACGCGGGGGCCCGGGCGATCTACGGGATCGGCGATTCGCTGATCTGGCTGATCGGCGACGACCGCTCCTGGCTCGGGGACTTCGTCGAGCACGCCGATCCGGCGCGGGTGGAAGACAAGGGCTTCAAGCTGATCGACCATCTGACCAACAACGTGGCCAAGGGAACCATGGGCCAGTGGTCCGACTTCTACAAGGGCGTGTTCGGTTTTACAGAGGTGCGCTACTTCGATATTCGTGGAGCGAAGACGGGGCTGCAATCCTTCGCCTTGCGCTCACCGGACGGATCGTTCTGCATTCCGATCAACGAGGGCACCGAGGACAAGTCCCAGATCAACGAGTACCTCAGGGAGTACAACGGTCCGGGAGTCCAGCACCTGGCCTTTCTCACCGACGATCTGCTGGCCAGTCTCGACAAGCTCGAGGGATCGGGTATCGAGACCCTCGATATCGAGGACGAGTACTACGAGACGATTTACGACCGGGTGCCGGGTGTCACCGAGAGCCGGGAACGCATCCGCCACCACCGGGTGCTGATCGACGGGGACGAAGAGGGCTACTTGCTGCAAATCTTCACGCGCAACGTGATCGGCCCGATCTTCATCGAGATGATCCAGCGCAAGAATCACTACTCCTTCGGCGAGGGCAACTTCGGCGCCCTGTTCCGCTCCATCGAGCGCGACCAGGAACGCCGGGGCGTGATTTGA
- a CDS encoding DegT/DnrJ/EryC1/StrS family aminotransferase — MTEKLALDGGTPVRSEPWARWPVWTEKDEQAVVDAIRSGKWGVGGTRVPELERRFAELHGARYGVTCCNGTIALQIALVAAGIQAGDEVITTPYTFMATAMAALAIGAVPVFVDIQEGTHNIDPDLIEAAITERTRAIYPVHIGGRPADMDRILEIAERRGLVVVEDAAQAWLAEWRGRGVGALGAAGTFSFQSSKNFSSGEGGIVLTNDEAVFQRAWSYHNCGRKMGGDWYDHVLPGLNYRLSELQAAILLSSLDRLVEQQQTRRRAMAVLEKGLAEVEGILVPDTDERITAHACHIFMARLDTEKIPVDSKVFAAALQAEGLPAHPGYTTPLYKQDFWKWFGERSTGAGKKWKDVWPRPYDSYDLPVCEKLSRSTIWVKQDVLLAGPEAMEDVIAAFAKVAAAARAGEVKG; from the coding sequence ATGACGGAGAAGTTGGCGCTTGACGGAGGTACCCCCGTGCGCAGCGAGCCCTGGGCCCGCTGGCCGGTCTGGACGGAGAAGGACGAGCAGGCGGTGGTGGATGCCATTCGCTCCGGCAAGTGGGGAGTGGGCGGCACGCGCGTCCCGGAACTCGAGCGACGCTTCGCCGAACTGCACGGGGCCCGCTACGGCGTGACCTGCTGCAACGGCACCATCGCCCTGCAGATCGCCCTGGTCGCCGCCGGCATCCAGGCCGGCGACGAGGTGATCACCACGCCCTATACCTTCATGGCCACGGCCATGGCCGCGCTGGCCATCGGCGCGGTGCCGGTCTTCGTCGACATCCAGGAGGGGACCCACAACATCGATCCCGACCTGATCGAGGCGGCCATCACCGAACGGACGCGGGCGATCTACCCCGTGCATATCGGCGGCCGTCCGGCGGACATGGACCGCATCCTGGAAATCGCCGAACGGCGTGGGCTGGTGGTGGTGGAAGACGCCGCCCAGGCCTGGTTGGCCGAGTGGCGGGGCCGTGGTGTGGGGGCGCTGGGGGCGGCGGGCACCTTCAGTTTCCAGTCGAGCAAGAACTTCTCCTCCGGCGAGGGCGGCATCGTCCTGACCAACGACGAGGCGGTCTTCCAGCGGGCCTGGTCCTATCACAATTGCGGACGCAAGATGGGCGGGGACTGGTACGACCACGTGCTGCCGGGGCTGAACTACCGGCTGAGTGAACTCCAGGCGGCGATTCTCCTGTCGAGTCTCGATCGGCTCGTCGAGCAGCAGCAGACCCGGCGCCGGGCGATGGCTGTGCTCGAGAAAGGGTTGGCCGAGGTGGAGGGTATCCTGGTCCCCGACACCGACGAGCGGATCACCGCTCATGCCTGCCACATCTTCATGGCGCGGCTCGACACCGAGAAGATCCCGGTGGACAGCAAGGTCTTCGCCGCGGCCCTGCAGGCCGAGGGGTTGCCGGCCCACCCGGGCTACACCACGCCTCTCTACAAGCAGGACTTCTGGAAGTGGTTCGGAGAGCGCTCCACGGGTGCCGGCAAGAAGTGGAAGGATGTCTGGCCCCGGCCCTACGACAGTTACGATCTGCCGGTCTGCGAGAAGCTCAGCCGCTCGACGATCTGGGTCAAGCAGGATGTGCTCCTCGCCGGGCCGGAGGCCATGGAAGACGTGATCGCCGCCTTTGCCAAGGTCGCTGCCGCGGCCCGCGCAGGCGAAGTGAAGGGCTAA
- a CDS encoding outer membrane beta-barrel protein: protein MIRRHLLFALVLLACASAPALALGPVDGEFGVIYWLSDTDITVAGDTGSWDSEDIGFHGQLWLAKWGLRAGVYKTDLDIGNGAQITYSHLDVQRKLFAPTENNFFALGLGWQQVKIDTDLSNTASGLRLSAEARIGLVGVIYLYGDGAYYISLGDFDTELTNPEGWEVEVGISYKPAPFINFRAGYRAHTLDVDTPDLGPGTGGSIEPSGLILGASVNF, encoded by the coding sequence ATGATCCGTCGACATCTGTTGTTCGCCCTCGTTCTTCTCGCATGCGCTTCGGCTCCCGCGCTGGCCCTGGGACCCGTGGACGGTGAATTCGGCGTCATCTACTGGCTGAGCGACACCGATATCACCGTGGCCGGCGATACCGGCAGTTGGGACTCCGAGGACATCGGTTTCCACGGCCAACTCTGGCTGGCCAAGTGGGGCCTCCGGGCCGGCGTCTACAAGACCGACCTGGACATCGGCAACGGCGCCCAGATCACGTACTCCCACCTGGACGTACAGCGCAAGCTCTTCGCTCCCACCGAGAACAACTTTTTCGCCCTCGGCCTGGGCTGGCAGCAGGTGAAAATCGATACCGACCTGAGCAACACCGCCAGCGGCCTGCGCCTCTCCGCCGAGGCCCGGATCGGCCTGGTGGGCGTGATCTACCTCTACGGTGACGGTGCGTACTACATCTCCCTGGGGGACTTCGACACGGAGCTGACCAATCCCGAAGGCTGGGAAGTGGAAGTCGGCATCTCGTACAAGCCCGCCCCGTTCATCAACTTCCGGGCCGGCTATCGGGCCCACACCCTGGACGTCGACACCCCGGACCTGGGACCCGGTACGGGGGGCAGCATCGAGCCGTCGGGCCTGATTCTCGGCGCCAGCGTGAACTTCTGA
- a CDS encoding LysR family transcriptional regulator: MRITLDQVETLDAIERSGSFAAAARSLGRVPSAVTYTIRTLEQALGIALFDRRGHRARLTSSGRRVLELSRRLLQEAAEVESLAAALREGWEPRLALVVDGLLPLAPILEALGSLAGERPPTRVRLMVEYLGGVRERFEAERAELMLDLEYRGEDTWSATPLPPVEMRLVARSDHPLVTRGRTVTRRELVEEVELSVADSSRAAGSRAHRLFFGGPQVYFFSDFHAKLEALRRGLGFGWMPEHLVRPLLEGGELATVAFEEGGRFAFHPHLVLSSARPGRATAFLAAALERAFAPAKT; the protein is encoded by the coding sequence ATGCGCATCACCCTCGACCAGGTGGAAACCCTCGACGCGATCGAACGCAGCGGCAGCTTCGCGGCGGCGGCCCGGAGCCTCGGGCGCGTACCGTCGGCGGTGACCTACACCATCCGCACCCTCGAGCAAGCCCTGGGCATCGCACTCTTCGACCGGCGGGGACACCGGGCCCGCCTGACCTCGAGCGGACGCCGGGTGCTCGAGCTCTCCCGCCGTCTGCTGCAGGAGGCCGCCGAGGTCGAATCCCTGGCCGCCGCCCTCCGCGAGGGCTGGGAGCCCCGCCTGGCCCTGGTGGTGGACGGGCTCCTGCCCCTCGCGCCGATCCTCGAGGCCCTCGGGAGCCTCGCCGGTGAGCGCCCGCCGACACGGGTCCGGCTGATGGTGGAATATCTCGGTGGTGTCCGGGAGCGTTTCGAGGCGGAACGGGCGGAGTTGATGCTCGACCTGGAATACCGCGGTGAGGACACCTGGTCGGCCACGCCCCTGCCACCGGTGGAGATGCGCCTCGTGGCCCGCTCGGACCACCCCCTGGTCACCCGTGGTCGGACCGTCACGCGCCGAGAACTGGTCGAAGAGGTGGAACTTTCCGTCGCGGACTCTTCCCGCGCCGCCGGAAGCCGGGCTCACCGCCTCTTCTTCGGCGGCCCCCAGGTCTATTTCTTCTCCGACTTCCACGCCAAGCTCGAGGCGCTGCGCCGGGGCCTGGGTTTCGGCTGGATGCCCGAGCACCTGGTCCGGCCCCTGCTCGAGGGCGGTGAGCTGGCGACGGTGGCCTTCGAGGAAGGCGGTCGATTCGCTTTTCACCCCCACCTGGTGCTCTCTTCGGCGCGACCCGGCAGGGCGACGGCCTTCCTGGCCGCGGCCCTCGAACGGGCCTTCGCCCCGGCGAAAACATAG
- a CDS encoding glycosyltransferase, protein MHATPEFSLLVSTFERPEHLELTLLSIASQRGADGLFEVVVTDDGSRDRTPRVVEDFARSVDFPVRWLTHEHQGFQLARCRNEGVRAARAPYLLFLDGDLVLPPDHLRRHLQVRRPGVVFGGDCCRLDEATSRRVSHELVRAGRIATLAPRDELRRLAGVHRKARLYNLLRHPTRPKLFGGTIAIWKQDYERVNGYDERFEGWGCEDDDLRLRLKKAGLRIESILGTTFTYHVWHPPHATTPRRWREGRNVEYLRRAARLTRCRRGLVALEDGDLRIRIHGEGLRLPPPFQPCAADQVPEVEIIACPSRRDFDPRTDVKILVVPEGTRPSRRQLRRAALLVGDGRWARPHLRHFPPGGLEAALRSLL, encoded by the coding sequence ATGCATGCCACGCCGGAGTTCTCGCTGCTGGTGTCCACCTTCGAGCGGCCGGAACACCTCGAGCTGACCCTGCTCTCCATCGCTTCCCAGCGGGGAGCCGACGGGCTGTTCGAGGTGGTCGTCACCGACGACGGTTCGCGGGATCGAACACCGCGGGTGGTCGAAGACTTCGCCCGCTCGGTGGACTTTCCCGTGCGCTGGCTGACCCACGAGCACCAGGGCTTCCAACTCGCCCGGTGTCGCAACGAAGGCGTTCGGGCGGCGCGCGCCCCGTACCTGCTCTTCCTCGATGGTGACCTGGTCTTGCCGCCCGATCACCTCCGGCGGCACTTGCAGGTTCGGCGGCCAGGCGTCGTCTTCGGCGGCGATTGTTGCCGGCTCGACGAGGCCACGTCCCGGCGCGTGAGCCACGAGCTGGTGCGGGCGGGCCGCATCGCCACGCTCGCGCCGCGGGACGAACTGCGCCGCCTGGCGGGAGTCCATCGCAAGGCGCGGCTCTACAACCTGCTGCGCCACCCCACCCGACCGAAGCTCTTCGGCGGCACCATCGCCATCTGGAAGCAGGACTACGAGCGGGTCAACGGCTACGACGAGCGCTTCGAGGGATGGGGCTGTGAGGACGACGACCTGCGGCTGCGGCTGAAGAAGGCGGGGTTGCGGATCGAGTCGATCCTCGGGACGACCTTCACCTACCACGTCTGGCATCCGCCCCATGCCACCACGCCCCGCCGCTGGCGAGAAGGCCGCAACGTGGAGTACCTGCGCCGGGCGGCCCGGCTGACCCGCTGTCGTCGCGGCCTGGTGGCCCTCGAAGACGGCGACCTGCGGATCCGGATCCACGGCGAAGGCCTGCGCCTGCCTCCCCCGTTTCAGCCGTGCGCCGCCGACCAGGTGCCGGAGGTGGAAATCATCGCCTGCCCCTCGCGCCGTGACTTCGATCCGCGGACCGACGTGAAAATCCTCGTCGTGCCTGAAGGGACGCGCCCCTCCCGGCGCCAGCTCCGCCGGGCCGCGCTGCTGGTGGGTGACGGACGCTGGGCCCGCCCCCACCTGCGGCATTTTCCCCCCGGCGGGCTGGAAGCGGCGTTGCGCTCCCTGCTCTGA
- a CDS encoding homogentisate 1,2-dioxygenase yields MLFSRGRVTRQAHVDIPEGTYEEEYAREGFFGRYAHLYRSHAPVGWTRIEGELRPRALRAMEAPGAAGGDYLASRTPLLRNQDAVISTARLSEAMPYHFRNADGDEVLFVHGGTGKIETDFGPLDYEKGDYLVIPRGTVYRLLPAAETHLLVIETAGEIGLPDKGILGQHALFDPAVIRVPTPEAPAEEARDEWELKVQRCGRVTSVFYLWNPCDVVGWKGDLTVWQLNVRDIRPVLSERYHLPPTAHATFMANNVVICTFLPRPLETGDPGALKVPFYHSNIDYDEVIFYHDGEFFSRDGIEPGWITFHPQGIHHGPQQQAVAASRDKTRTEEKAVMIDTRHPLEVVEPAPGVEWKEYWKSWQKRAESSRG; encoded by the coding sequence ATGCTGTTTTCCCGAGGAAGAGTGACGCGCCAGGCCCATGTGGACATTCCGGAGGGGACCTACGAGGAGGAGTATGCCCGGGAGGGTTTCTTCGGCCGCTACGCCCACCTCTACCGGAGCCACGCCCCCGTGGGCTGGACCCGCATCGAGGGCGAGTTGCGGCCCCGGGCCTTGCGGGCGATGGAGGCCCCCGGTGCCGCCGGTGGTGACTACCTGGCCTCCCGCACGCCCCTGCTGCGCAACCAGGATGCGGTGATCTCCACCGCGCGTCTGAGCGAGGCGATGCCCTACCACTTCCGCAACGCCGATGGGGACGAGGTGCTTTTCGTGCACGGGGGAACCGGGAAGATCGAGACCGATTTCGGTCCCCTGGACTACGAGAAGGGGGACTACCTGGTGATTCCCCGGGGGACGGTCTACCGGCTCCTGCCCGCGGCGGAGACCCACCTGCTGGTGATCGAGACCGCGGGCGAGATCGGCCTGCCGGACAAGGGCATCCTGGGGCAACACGCCCTTTTCGATCCCGCCGTGATTCGCGTACCCACCCCGGAGGCTCCCGCGGAGGAGGCGCGGGACGAGTGGGAGCTGAAAGTGCAGCGTTGCGGGCGCGTGACCTCGGTGTTCTATCTGTGGAACCCTTGCGACGTGGTGGGCTGGAAGGGGGATCTCACCGTCTGGCAACTCAACGTGCGCGACATTCGGCCCGTGCTCAGCGAACGCTATCACCTGCCGCCGACGGCCCATGCGACCTTCATGGCTAACAACGTGGTTATTTGCACCTTCCTGCCGCGTCCCCTGGAAACCGGGGATCCGGGCGCTCTCAAGGTGCCCTTCTACCATTCCAACATCGACTATGATGAAGTCATCTTCTACCATGACGGCGAGTTCTTCAGCCGGGACGGGATCGAGCCGGGTTGGATCACCTTCCACCCCCAGGGTATTCACCACGGGCCCCAGCAGCAGGCGGTGGCGGCCAGCCGGGACAAGACCCGCACGGAAGAGAAGGCAGTGATGATCGATACGCGCCATCCCCTCGAGGTCGTCGAGCCCGCCCCCGGGGTGGAGTGGAAGGAATACTGGAAGAGCTGGCAGAAGCGGGCGGAGTCGTCCCGCGGATAG
- a CDS encoding amidohydrolase — MRSSLVLVVVLGLLAGCAGPVSRSSAERVVFTGPRFWTGDADHPWADALVAEEGKIVALLSRREVGREVAGGGTVRQLSGAFATSALADAHAHILGYGQTFERVDLVGAGSLEEVLERVRAFAESHPGRGWILGRGWDQNDWRRRGWPDADRLEQVIPDRPCALTRIDGHALWVNRTALAMAGLDADTVDPPGGAIHRDPSGRPTGILIDSAIPLVEREIPPLDPDARLRALETAARHLVAAGLATVHDMGVDEPTWQAMVRLAGEGRFPLRVFAYAQAGGRLHRRLVEDGPITEGRLHLVGVKFYADGALGSRGARLAAPYSDQGNTRGLWVTDPAALRAGIDEALRAGLQPAVHAIGDEANRVVIDLFIEALAALGRRPTLPPRLEHAQIVDPADIRRAAEAGIVISMQPTHATSDMPWVEQRLGPERLAGAYAWKRFLDAGARLAFGSDFPVESIDPRRGLYAAVTRQDALGRPPGGWLPDQRLELSTALAAMTSGAAAAVGREKVLGRLVVGASCDLTVLERDPFREPPRALLDNGVTATVIEGHVFSPVIARAQTP, encoded by the coding sequence ATGCGCTCATCTCTCGTCCTGGTGGTCGTCCTGGGTCTGCTCGCCGGTTGCGCCGGCCCGGTTTCCCGAAGCAGCGCCGAGCGCGTGGTATTCACCGGCCCTCGCTTCTGGACCGGGGATGCCGATCACCCCTGGGCCGATGCCCTGGTCGCGGAGGAGGGAAAAATCGTCGCCCTGCTCAGCCGCCGGGAAGTGGGCCGGGAAGTGGCCGGGGGCGGCACCGTGCGCCAGCTTTCCGGCGCTTTCGCGACCAGCGCCTTGGCCGATGCCCACGCTCATATCCTCGGCTACGGCCAGACCTTCGAGCGGGTCGACCTGGTTGGTGCCGGCAGCCTCGAGGAGGTGCTCGAGCGGGTGCGCGCCTTTGCCGAGAGCCACCCGGGCCGGGGCTGGATTCTCGGTCGAGGGTGGGATCAGAACGACTGGCGGCGGCGCGGGTGGCCCGATGCCGACCGCCTCGAGCAGGTCATACCCGACCGTCCCTGCGCGCTGACGCGGATCGACGGCCACGCCCTGTGGGTCAACCGGACCGCGCTGGCGATGGCCGGCCTCGATGCGGATACCGTGGATCCGCCGGGAGGCGCGATTCACCGGGATCCATCCGGCCGACCGACCGGAATTCTGATCGACAGCGCCATCCCGCTCGTCGAGCGCGAGATCCCGCCCCTCGACCCGGACGCACGCCTGAGGGCGCTGGAAACGGCAGCCAGGCACCTGGTGGCCGCCGGACTCGCCACGGTGCACGACATGGGTGTCGACGAGCCGACCTGGCAGGCGATGGTGCGGTTGGCCGGGGAGGGCCGCTTTCCCCTGCGGGTCTTCGCCTACGCCCAGGCCGGCGGCCGACTCCACCGGCGACTCGTCGAAGACGGTCCCATCACCGAAGGCCGGCTGCACCTGGTGGGCGTGAAGTTTTACGCGGACGGCGCCCTCGGTTCCCGCGGGGCGCGGCTGGCGGCACCCTACAGCGACCAGGGCAACACCCGGGGGCTGTGGGTGACCGATCCCGCCGCCCTGCGCGCAGGAATCGACGAGGCGCTGCGAGCGGGGCTCCAGCCCGCCGTCCACGCCATCGGCGACGAGGCCAATCGCGTGGTGATCGATCTGTTCATCGAGGCCCTCGCCGCGCTGGGCCGCCGGCCGACGCTGCCTCCGCGGCTCGAACACGCCCAGATCGTCGATCCGGCGGACATTCGCCGGGCCGCCGAGGCGGGCATCGTCATTTCCATGCAGCCGACCCACGCCACTTCCGACATGCCCTGGGTCGAGCAGCGTCTCGGCCCGGAGCGTCTGGCCGGCGCCTACGCCTGGAAGAGGTTTCTGGATGCGGGGGCGCGGCTGGCCTTCGGCTCGGATTTTCCGGTGGAGTCCATCGACCCCCGGCGTGGTCTCTACGCCGCGGTGACCCGCCAGGACGCCCTGGGCCGCCCGCCGGGGGGCTGGCTGCCCGATCAGCGGCTCGAGCTTTCCACGGCCCTGGCGGCCATGACCTCCGGGGCGGCCGCGGCGGTGGGACGGGAAAAAGTTCTCGGCCGGCTGGTGGTGGGGGCCTCCTGTGACCTGACTGTGCTGGAACGCGACCCCTTCCGCGAGCCTCCCCGTGCGCTGCTGGACAACGGGGTGACGGCCACGGTCATCGAGGGACACGTGTTCTCGCCGGTGATCGCCCGGGCGCAGACCCCATGA
- a CDS encoding TatD family hydrolase: MTIMMPALIDAHAHLADPVFDADREAVLERAARAGVERVVTVGETLSDARRILELSREHAALAPAAGLYPTHLDLEQAEAVEAFIREHRDELVAVGEIGLDRWVVQDEEGRHLQREIFRRQVALAMELELAINVHSRSAGRHVIALLEEMGARRVLLHAFDGKAGTAEIGARAGFFFSIPPSILRSRQKVKLVERLPLERLLLETDSPVLGVQPGERNEPARITAALTAVAGIKGVDVRQVAEVTTANARRLFGLG; encoded by the coding sequence ATGACCATTATGATGCCCGCCCTGATCGATGCCCATGCCCATCTGGCCGATCCGGTCTTCGACGCCGACCGGGAAGCGGTACTCGAGCGGGCGGCCCGGGCCGGCGTGGAACGCGTGGTCACCGTCGGTGAGACCTTGAGCGATGCCCGGCGCATCCTCGAGCTGTCCCGCGAGCATGCCGCCCTGGCCCCGGCCGCGGGCCTCTACCCGACCCACCTGGATCTCGAGCAGGCGGAAGCCGTGGAGGCCTTCATCCGCGAGCATCGGGACGAGCTGGTGGCCGTCGGTGAGATCGGCCTCGACCGCTGGGTGGTCCAAGACGAGGAGGGCCGGCATCTCCAACGCGAGATCTTCCGCCGACAGGTGGCCCTGGCCATGGAACTCGAGCTGGCGATCAACGTGCACTCCCGCAGCGCCGGCCGGCACGTCATCGCCCTCCTCGAAGAGATGGGCGCCAGGCGGGTCCTGCTCCACGCCTTCGACGGCAAGGCCGGCACGGCCGAAATCGGCGCCCGGGCCGGCTTTTTCTTCTCGATTCCGCCCTCCATCCTGCGCTCCCGCCAGAAGGTCAAGCTCGTCGAGCGACTGCCCCTCGAACGACTGCTGCTCGAGACCGACAGCCCGGTGCTCGGCGTCCAGCCCGGGGAACGCAACGAGCCGGCCCGAATCACCGCGGCCCTCACAGCCGTCGCCGGGATCAAGGGAGTCGACGTCCGGCAGGTGGCCGAGGTCACCACGGCCAACGCCCGGCGACTCTTCGGCCTGGGCTGA